The Lycium barbarum isolate Lr01 chromosome 4, ASM1917538v2, whole genome shotgun sequence nucleotide sequence TTTCTCTCCtattttgttttcattttttaaGCTTTCTTTCATACTTTATAATTGGCTGTGTTTAATTTCAATTTCTAAAATTTGTCGCTATTATTTAATTAGAGAGATGGGCTTGTTTAATCTTGAAGTAATATTTCACAATGCCTAAATAATAATTACTTCACAATGCCTAAgtaatatttcatttcatttgtgTATTTACTCAAAAATATTATCATAGTAATGTTTTATTTTCAATGCTACTACTTTGCTAGATAACAATTTGTTATTGTGAATTTACCTTTGTTTCCCAACAATATTTTCTTATGGCAGATTCAAGGAAGTACATTACCAGTGAGGAGCTCAAGAATCACAAAAAACCAGGGGATCTATGGATAGCCATTCAGGGTAAGGTTTATGATATCTCAAATTGGGTCAAGGAACACCCTGGTGGTGATTTCCCATTGTTAAATCTTGCTGGCCAAGATGTCACTGATGCCTTTGTTGCATACCATCCTGCTACTACTTGGCAGTATCTTGACAAGTTCTTTAATGGATTTTACGTCGAAAATTATTTTGCTTCTGAGGTGTCCAAGGATTATAGAAAGCTTGTGTCTGAGTTCACTAAACTTGGGTTGTTTGAAAAGAAAGGCCATGTTTATTTATTCACAATGTGTTTCATGGCAATGTTGTTTGCCATGAGTGTTTATGGAATCTTGTGTTGTCAAACTGTGTTTGCACATTTGATAAGTGGTGGCTTGATGGGGTTTTTTTGGATTCAAAGTGGTTGGATTTCTCATGATTTAGGGCATTATCAAGTAATGAGAACCCGTAGGCTTAACCGATTTGCTCAACTTCTCACCGCGAATTGCCTTAATGGAATCAACTTTGCTTGGTGGAAATGGAGACATAATTCTCACCACATTGCTTGCAACAGTCTTGAATATGATCCTGATCTTCAACACATGCCACTATTTGTGGTATCTTCCAAATGTTTCAACTCACTCACTTCTTATTATTATAATAAGAAGATGACTTTTGATTCTTTTACTAGATTCTTGGTTAGTTATCAGCATTGGACATTTTATCCCGTTATGTGTGTTGCTAGAATCATTATGTTTGtagaatcatacatattcttGCTATCCAAGAAAAATGTGCCCCATCTAGTTCAAGAGCTTTTGGGATTGGTTTCATTTTGGATTTGGTATCCATTGCTTGTTTCTTGCTTGCCAAACTGGAGTGAAAGAATTATGTTTGTTTTTGCTAGTTCCACAGTGCCTGGAATTCAGCATGTCCAATTCTGTTTGAATCATTTCTCATCTAAGATTTACATTGCACCACTTAAAGGAAATGATTGGATTGAGAAACAAATTGGTGGTTCTCTTGATATATCATGTCCTAGTTGGATGGATTGGTTTCATGGTGGATTGCAGTTTCAGATTGAGCATCATTTGTTTCCTAGATTACCAAGATGCCAATTGAGGAAAGTCTCTCCCTTTGTGAAAGACCTATGTAACAAGCATGGTTTACCTTACAATTGTGCCTCCTTCTTGAATGCTAATGCTTTGACTATCAACACCCTCAGAGTTGCAGCTTTGCAGGCTAGGGATTTAACTAAGCCGGTTCGAAACAATCTAGTTTGGGAAGCCGTCAACACTCACGCTTGAGCTCAAGGAAATCCGTGGGATCGTCATCCGGTAGAAACTGAAAGAGACCTTCTGTTATTGTTCttttttttgagaaataaaaagagtTGGTTTTGTCATTTTTCTTTCGTTGAGAAATAAAAAGAGTTGGTGAATTTCAAGATATAAAAATAGTCACCTTCTGTCGTTGTTCTTTTATTGAGAAATAAAAAGAGTTTGGTGACTGGCTGTGCTTTCAACCCCTTGTGATTGTTGTCTCATGAACTTCTGTTTTTTCTCATAATTGATGGATTGCTGAAAAAGAAAATCCTCATTAAGTATATTTATGCCTAGTATGCCTTTCGTGGAGATCGAATCCTCTTGTCCTCTCAACTCATATTTTCCACGTAGTTCGTCGGTTAAACCAANNNNNNNNNNNNNNNNNNNNNNNNNNNNNNNNNNNNNNNNNNNNNNNNNNNNNNNNNNNNNNNNNNNNNNNNNNNNNNNNNNNNNNNNNNNNNNNNNNNNNNNNNNNNNNNNNNNNNNNNNNNNNNNNNNNNNNNNNNNNNNNNNNNNNNNNNNNNNNNNNNNNNNNNNNNNNNNNNNNNNNNNNNNNNNNNNNNNCAAAGCCAGATAGAGATACTGTTCGTTCAGAATTGATTCAGATGGCGAGGACCCACGGAAAAATCCACCTTATTCATGCTCTTAAAGAAGACGTTCCGGGGGGAAGAGTTAGAAGTATGAGTTCAGTTCCTATTATAGCATTAGCCACACTTGGGCGAAGACGAACGAAAAGCAAGTCCTTTTTAACATAAGACTCAGATAAATATAGGGTTAGCGTCCAGTTCTGAGATGGTTTTTTTCTTTCTGGCTTTCTTAGGGCCCGTAGTCTTCAGAACGGTCCGCCTGGCCACTATGAATGAATATTACGTCAATAGAGTAAGTTGTTCTTTAAGTTGTGCCCTCATTCCCGTTAGGCCGAAGTGTTTGGCCTTTCCTTCTCCGCGCCCGCTCAGGCTTCGCTGACGTTCAATTCTATCAACCATAATCTTTATCTCCATTTTACTGTAGATGCATATCATTCTAATATCTGGAGAGAACAATATTGCATCATTCTGTTAATGCTTGATTAATTATATTTCATCCAAATAAGAAAAAACTCTCTTCTACACACATTGTATTTTTGGTATTTCAGAAAGAATGGGAAGTAAACAGAATGCTCGGAAAATTATGGGTAGAGGTGTCATGTTCAAATTTAATATTGAACACATTTGGTACAATTATGTATCTAAGAGGACAACAATAGTAAGTATCATAAAATTTGATTTAACATGTATGAAAACattttgttcatatatatatactaattaTATATACTAATTATATATACTAATTTCACGATCCAGATATAAAAagtaatttttaattaaaaaaatataatttatgcTGATAATAATTAAACTTTAAATAATTATATTTccaatatataaaagcaaaactttcatttcatcctttaatattgtaactttcattttgatgaaattatttacttcaaattaaaTGCGGAGCCATAATTTGAAATATGTGAGTTTTGAATCCTAATTTtttaagttatttagttctaaattaataatttgtacatatttaacGAACTTTTAAAATAAATACAGAAGTTGGACCAAAGTGCTACCGAATCCGATCAAATCGGTAGCTAACACTCTAATTCCGTCCtacttcaaactcattttgtgtttaaaacaTTAATTTTAGTTAATCAAAcaagagattttaaagataacTTGATCTTAACTGATAATATTATCTTTATTTTAACATTATATGgcatcatttaataatttttaaaaatatcttAAAATCATTTTTGTACTAATCTTGGTAAACACATATGAGCTCATTAAAGTATGAATAGAAAGTAAAAGAATTTTCAAAaattctcaaatttcataatataaatataaagtaaaagaaattctTACATGTAAAATCTATCATAAGCAACAAATGAAAGCGTAGCAACAAGCAAGAATATCTAGCGAAGAAATTACTAttttttaggttaatagataaAATCAATAGAAAAAAACAACAAGGAAAATAAAGTGCAGGGGTTGTTCCTCCCTTAATCAGGGGTCTCGAGTTAGAGCCTGGATACGAAAAAATCCTTGGGAGGGAGCGCTTTCCCCTATTGGGCCCTATGCGACACTAATCTGCATTAGGTGAGCTCCAATGCGGGTACAAAATACCAGATAGAAAACAAGTAAATAAGGCAGAATGTTCGACAGCTTTTAAAAAGTAGACCATAAGAATTaatttgactttaaaaaaaaaaaaaattaggacttagaagtaattaattgaaaagtttgacatttcTTGGGAAagttttgtgaggactacaaaagcccttttgttgtgccttatatatagtagtaatattattgtagtcctcacatgattTTTTTGTCTCTTTTTTATCCTAATTGAAGTTTTTTATGACTTTGTAAATGTTCACACATTTTTGTAAATCTTAAAAACTCTAAGAGCTTTTTTCATACCACTAAAATGATAGATGTCATGGATAAGATTATAGTAGTCTCCACACTCATACATATTTAAGTCTTTTTGTGTGGAAATATTATTAATATGTTTTAAATAACGTTTTCCTTAAAAATTTGTTATAGACATGTAAAGAATTATCCTCTCATTCAAATTGTATCTTAATATGGGCTTAATTATTGAAGTGAAATTATTCTTGTAATATTAAATATTATTACTGATGTTATTTACCATTTatcattttatattttaaatttttattcgtCCGACTAAACGTATGTTTCTTTATTTCCCGAAATTTTGTGTCGTACATGTTGGCAAACATAAGTAATTAACAAAGATTTCACTTAAAATAGgattaagttttaaattaaaaataataaacaCAAACAacttatatcattgttaaatactttTATAATGTATCAAAAATGCTAATTATAGTCCCTCCGTCTCAATCCAAAAATGAATTCTGAAGTACGGTAGTTCAAAGAAAATACGATTTGATCTCCAAACAATAATGATACTAGAAAATTGCAAAAGGtgtattttttaaatataaaattatttGACAAAATATAGgataatcaatattttatataatttaggaAAAAATATTTAAGTTCGACTATCTCAAAAAATAGTTAATTAAATTAAGTAAGAGAgaaaaatgttattttttaacATGCATCTTTTGGAACGAAAAAGAAAGCTTAAAATATAAACAATTTACTTTTATGGACTTTTCAGTATTTTTTGTGTGGTTTAATTTGAAAAGAACATCTATAAAGGTATCTTGTAGTATCAacgttttttattatttatatttatttgtaAGTTGACTTTAGTGATATCATCAGAAGACAATATATTCAcattaaatatttttaatattaattgGGTACTATAATATCTTTTGGTAAAAAAAATCAGTTTGTCAATATGGGTCAATTCGAAGAAACAGACGAGATTAAGTTAACACATAAAAAGATTGATTTGGATCATCAAAGActttaattataattttttttcgtTCAAATAGAAATTAGAAGAGCTTTcaattgtttttttaaaataatatataaattatgaaaatattttCAATTAACTTTCAGATACGTTTCTgtactttaatattttagaagtCTTTTGAAAGTGTCAAACTGATGTTACAAAAACAAAgaaccaaaagcataaaaaaaagATCTACAAATTGAATTTTAATGTCGGTTTGTGCCCAGGCTTAGCATGGGCCAAATGACACTAGTATGTacgtatgtatgtgtgtgtattaaaagcatgaactccCTAACTTAAAATTTAAATTACGTAAATACCCCAACtcatttagttaaaaaaaaaaaaaaaaattgacgggATGCAATCATTCTGATTAGTCACTTATGTAATAATTAGTTTCTAAGTAAAGGTTCCAATTTTTGTTTCCCAACCGTTGCTGCCTTCTCAAATATTAATTATTGCCTGCCTTTTCAAAATGAGAGCAAAACCTTAATTACTGTTTGGTCCCTTTTCAATGTGGTTTTTCATTTTGGATGGAGATAAAGAAGAAGCATCTTTTGAAACGTGACACCATTAGGTAAACTAGAAAGTCAAGATATTTTCTTTTTTGATGCTGGAAAGAGATGTGACTTCATTTTGGTATGTTTCTTGTTAGACACTTTGACGGTTAACATTTCTGGTATGTTTATTTGCATACTTCATTTGTTTTGAAAGGTAATTATAACGTATTTCCCCAAGAAAATAAGAGAGATATTTATACGAGGATGTCACATGATTTTTCACAGATATAAACAATATAGCAAACAGCTGAATGTACTTTTCATTTTGTCTGCAGAAACTTCATGCACTTGATATATTATCAATATTAATTACTGATGCacgtgaggactacaaaagcccttttattgtgccttatatatagtATTAATATTTTTGTAGTCCTCGCATGATTTTTTTGTCTCTTTTTATCCTAATTGAAGTTTTTTATGACTTTGTAAATGTTCACACATTTTTGTAAATCTTAAAAACTCTAAGAGCTTTTTTCATGCCACTAAAATGATAGATGTCATCGATAAGATTATAGTGGTCCCCACACTCATACATATTTAAGTCTTTTTTGTGTGAAAATATTATTAATATGTTTTAAATAatgtttttccttaaaaatttgtTATAGACATGTAAAGAATTATCCTCTCATTCAAATTATTTCTTAATATGGGCTTAATTATTGAAGTGAAATTATTCTTGTAATATTAAATATTATTACTGATGTTATTTACCATTTATCATTttctattttaaatttttattcgtCCGATTAAACGTATGTTTTTATATTTACCGAAATTTTGTGTCGTACATGTTGGCAAACATAAGTAATTAACAAAGATTTCACTTAAAATAGgattaagttttaaattaaaaataataaacaCAAAAAACTTATATCATTATTAAATACTTTTATAATGTATCAAAAATGCTAATTATAGTCCCTCCGTCTCAATCCAAAAATGAATTTCAAAGTACGGTAGTTCAAAGAAAATACGATTTGATCTCCAAACAATAATGATAATAGAAAATTGCAAAAggtgtattttttaaaatataaaattattttacaaAATATAGGATAATcgatattttatataatttaggacaAAATATTTAAGTTCGACTATACCAAAAAATAGTTAATTAAATTAAGTAAGAGAGAGAAATGTTATTTTTTAACATGCATCTTTTGGAAGGAAAAAGAAAGCTTAAAATATAAACAATTTACTTTTATTGACTTTTTAGTATTTTTTGTGTGGTTTAATTTGAAAAGAACATCTTCAAAAGTATCTTGTAGTTTCAACGTTTTTAATTATTTCTATTTATTTGTAAGTTGACTTTAGTGATATCATCAGAAGACAATATTTTCAcattaaatatttttaatattaattgGGTACTATAGTATCttttggtaaaaaaaaataagtttgtcaataTGGGTCAATTCGAAGAAACAGACGAGATTAAGTTAACACATAAAAAGATTGATTTGGATCATCAAAGACTTTACTTATAATATTTTACGTTCAAATAGAAATTAGAAGAGCTTTCAAtaggttttttaaaaaaataatatataaattaagaaaatattttcaattaACTTTCAGATACATTTCTatactttaatattttagaaCTATTTTGAAAGTGTCAAACTGATGTTACAAAAACAAAgaaccaaaagcataaaaaaaaaaatctacaaaTTGAATTTTAATGTCAGTTTGTGCCCAGGCTTAGCATGGGCCAAATGACACTAGTATGTacgtatgtatgtgtgtgtattaaaagcatgaactccCTAACTTGAAATTTAAATTACGTAAATACCCCAACtcatttagttaaaaaaaaaaattaatttgacgGGATGCAATCATTCTGATTAGTCACTTATGTAATAAT carries:
- the LOC132636622 gene encoding acyl-lipid (9-3)-desaturase-like; protein product: MADSRKYITSEELKNHKKPGDLWIAIQGKVYDISNWVKEHPGGDFPLLNLAGQDVTDAFVAYHPATTWQYLDKFFNGFYVENYFASEVSKDYRKLVSEFTKLGLFEKKGHVYLFTMCFMAMLFAMSVYGILCCQTVFAHLISGGLMGFFWIQSGWISHDLGHYQVMRTRRLNRFAQLLTANCLNGINFAWWKWRHNSHHIACNSLEYDPDLQHMPLFVVSSKCFNSLTSYYYNKKMTFDSFTRFLVSYQHWTFYPVMCVARIIMFVESYIFLLSKKNVPHLVQELLGLVSFWIWYPLLVSCLPNWSERIMFVFASSTVPGIQHVQFCLNHFSSKIYIAPLKGNDWIEKQIGGSLDISCPSWMDWFHGGLQFQIEHHLFPRLPRCQLRKVSPFVKDLCNKHGLPYNCASFLNANALTINTLRVAALQARDLTKPVRNNLVWEAVNTHA